Proteins encoded together in one Banduia mediterranea window:
- a CDS encoding CehA/McbA family metallohydrolase: protein MLLCVALLAGCDGSSDDSRGSGPTPADPLSLQLTVEGEGQVSSSPRTRDCFASCTLDFAAGTLPTLLAVPARGGRFAGWDGACADSTTTVCTLSTSGSLQATARFEPVPAQAADWYEGDLHTHSDHSSDGSLPRQTLDDRAPGNMPISDILRLAGNLGADFLPITDHRTYDQHYDPQWTSDRVLLIPGEEANGRPHATVHGAVDMIDQNAALEGAPESRVVQESIWLAHSQGAAWVTAHPDRDSANDDGSPRPHADAVGVDLVEVWNRAENPEAEIDYAENRWNAGWRFGIAGASDNHFKELWALGGTPLRPATATLTPMLNERAVLDSLRGGSTIVYSNGPTTPRVTLDADFDGDGTFEALAGQEVLVPAGIRGRLRARVEAGLGSRLLIYAAPGRSAGPIANIALAGAPGGDTHLIDVVTPQEPTWYRAELRSIGLAEPASLLTGLLLGPYEIENLFQELLSQLRAATSPIFVSAASVEPVGEFVPPPDAGRDDGAEYALGAPGEFAGFPDAAFDAAAGRLHLVAEVHDPLATRVQYLARSADGRWSAPQTLSDSTSARFPKVAAHDGRIVVAWQDERAGQIPRRPAIWLRVSEDGGLSFGPEIPVRGSDGRAMHPDLALAADGAAHLVWQEITSGAPFDVWYTTVGADGVVAEAVNLSRADKDIDAGSPLDARSARYPASVWPAIALDGATPVVAWQDNRSDLDPLWTGGVGYGEGTSPDDWQIAVMRLGRDETPVFLGAADTADRHPDLIVDAAGRTHVVWDSKPLRSSGANLRLLATARQPATHDFIEPQSVAEEAAASAHRPRLGLDAAGVPRLSWFDSRSADWRWRVMHAAYDGAQWGAASLLDSRGINTWPVPAGPYTVLASTRNARRLQRDRSQQIFVVDSAQPATRAATVAAAALPKTLRLAAPVEQDEDCLHIPIPVAPPAILP from the coding sequence GTGCTCCTGTGCGTCGCGCTGCTGGCCGGCTGCGACGGCTCCAGTGACGATTCGCGCGGGTCTGGCCCCACGCCCGCCGACCCGCTGAGCCTGCAGCTCACGGTCGAGGGCGAGGGGCAGGTCTCGAGCTCGCCGCGCACTCGCGACTGTTTCGCCAGCTGCACGCTGGACTTCGCCGCCGGCACGCTGCCCACGCTGCTGGCCGTGCCCGCGCGCGGCGGGCGCTTCGCCGGCTGGGACGGCGCCTGCGCCGACAGCACCACGACCGTCTGCACCCTGAGCACCTCCGGCAGCCTGCAGGCGACGGCGCGCTTCGAGCCGGTCCCCGCGCAAGCCGCGGACTGGTACGAGGGCGACCTGCACACCCACTCCGACCACAGCTCGGACGGCAGCCTGCCGCGCCAGACCCTCGACGACCGCGCGCCGGGCAACATGCCGATCAGCGACATCCTGCGCCTGGCCGGCAATCTGGGCGCGGATTTCCTGCCGATCACCGACCACCGGACCTATGACCAGCACTACGATCCGCAATGGACCTCGGACCGCGTGCTGCTGATTCCGGGCGAGGAGGCCAATGGCCGCCCGCACGCCACCGTGCACGGCGCGGTCGACATGATCGACCAGAACGCGGCCCTCGAAGGCGCGCCCGAGAGCCGCGTGGTCCAGGAATCGATCTGGCTCGCGCACAGCCAGGGCGCGGCCTGGGTCACTGCGCACCCGGATCGGGACTCCGCGAACGACGACGGCAGTCCCAGGCCGCACGCCGATGCCGTCGGCGTGGATCTGGTCGAAGTCTGGAACCGCGCCGAGAACCCGGAAGCCGAGATCGACTACGCCGAAAACCGCTGGAACGCCGGCTGGCGCTTCGGCATCGCCGGGGCCAGCGACAACCATTTCAAGGAACTCTGGGCACTCGGCGGAACGCCGCTGCGGCCGGCCACGGCGACGCTGACGCCAATGCTGAACGAACGCGCGGTACTCGACAGCCTGCGCGGCGGCAGCACCATCGTGTACTCGAACGGGCCCACAACGCCCCGCGTGACCCTGGACGCGGACTTCGACGGTGACGGCACGTTCGAGGCACTCGCCGGGCAGGAGGTGCTGGTGCCAGCCGGGATCCGGGGCCGCCTGCGCGCCCGGGTCGAAGCCGGGCTCGGCAGCCGGCTGCTGATCTATGCGGCGCCCGGGCGCAGCGCCGGGCCGATCGCCAACATCGCGCTGGCCGGTGCGCCCGGCGGCGATACGCATCTGATCGACGTCGTCACGCCGCAAGAACCGACCTGGTATCGCGCCGAACTGCGCAGCATCGGACTCGCCGAACCTGCCAGCCTGCTGACGGGCCTGTTGCTCGGACCTTACGAAATCGAGAACCTGTTCCAGGAACTACTGTCGCAACTGCGCGCGGCGACTTCGCCGATCTTCGTCTCGGCGGCATCGGTGGAGCCGGTCGGCGAATTCGTGCCGCCGCCGGACGCGGGCCGGGACGACGGCGCCGAGTACGCGCTGGGCGCGCCCGGCGAGTTCGCCGGCTTCCCCGATGCAGCCTTCGACGCGGCCGCCGGCAGGCTGCACCTGGTCGCCGAGGTGCACGACCCATTGGCCACGCGCGTGCAGTATCTCGCGCGCAGCGCCGACGGCCGCTGGTCGGCGCCGCAGACGCTGTCCGATTCGACCAGCGCGCGCTTTCCCAAGGTCGCCGCGCACGATGGGCGCATCGTCGTCGCCTGGCAGGACGAGCGCGCCGGACAGATCCCGCGGCGACCGGCGATCTGGCTGCGCGTGAGTGAGGACGGCGGCCTCAGCTTTGGCCCCGAAATCCCCGTGCGGGGTAGCGACGGCCGTGCGATGCACCCGGACCTCGCGCTCGCCGCCGACGGCGCGGCGCATCTGGTCTGGCAGGAGATCACGAGCGGCGCACCCTTCGACGTCTGGTACACCACCGTGGGTGCCGACGGGGTCGTCGCCGAAGCGGTGAACCTGAGCCGCGCGGACAAGGACATCGACGCCGGCTCGCCGCTCGATGCCCGCAGCGCGCGTTACCCGGCCTCGGTGTGGCCGGCCATCGCGCTCGACGGCGCCACGCCGGTCGTCGCCTGGCAGGATAACCGCAGCGACCTCGATCCCTTGTGGACCGGTGGCGTCGGCTACGGCGAGGGCACCAGCCCCGACGACTGGCAGATCGCCGTGATGCGGCTGGGCCGCGATGAAACGCCGGTGTTTCTTGGCGCCGCCGACACCGCCGACCGCCATCCCGACCTGATCGTCGATGCCGCCGGCCGCACGCATGTCGTCTGGGACAGCAAACCCCTGCGGTCTTCCGGCGCGAACCTGCGCCTTCTGGCAACGGCACGCCAGCCGGCGACGCACGACTTCATCGAGCCGCAGTCTGTGGCCGAGGAAGCTGCGGCCTCGGCCCATCGCCCACGTCTGGGGCTGGATGCGGCCGGAGTGCCGCGCCTGAGCTGGTTCGACAGCCGCAGCGCGGACTGGCGCTGGCGCGTGATGCACGCGGCCTACGACGGCGCGCAATGGGGTGCCGCAAGCCTGCTCGACAGCCGCGGCATCAACACCTGGCCGGTGCCGGCCGGTCCCTACACCGTGCTCGCCAGCACCCGCAACGCGCGCCGGCTGCAGCGCGACCGCAGCCAGCAGATCTTCGTCGTCGACTCCGCACAGCCGGCGACGCGTGCCGCAACCGTCGCGGCGGCGGCGCTCCCCAAGACATTGCGGCTGGCGGCACCCGTGGAGCAGGACGAGGACTGCCTGCACATCCCAATTCCCGTTGCGCCACCGGCGATCCTGCCATGA
- a CDS encoding metallophosphoesterase family protein: MPTNRKPLPLIARPPVDLRRRFLLRAGVGLAGLPWLPGCGSGSDASSGGAGEPQGCAVPTAAAAPRGLHASFTGDPVSTRTLSWFTDGLDDPGTFVEYGPVPPDMSGQQIACEPFPARAGGQAQQTHGVDALTHAATMVGLQPGLPVRYRVGAPGAWSDVRVLPAAPQGAFRFCHFGDHGRNEASLAVLDGVQAVQPDFFIIAGDLSYANGDHPAWDDWFNRLDPCASRIPMLSAPGNHEEEDNGGAAYKNRVSQPGLGYRYSFDYGNVHFVFSTGGSLVGRNIAQDADLIAELAWMERTLAQASQRRASGEIDFIVLVQHYTIWTDQEGREPANASLVLLEEGKLLRYGVDLALVGHDHIYQRSVPMGRNRPREDGYIQVAGGAGGSSLRGFGSISEWSATEAIRYCFTEYLVDGPRLTAVTWAVDREDNSLAGGELTEIDRFEIQARDSTARRLFALEPQPDLGAEETGKVLAHTRLRNALHHRSEPL; the protein is encoded by the coding sequence ATGCCCACGAACAGAAAACCGCTCCCCCTGATCGCCCGCCCACCGGTGGACCTGCGGCGCCGATTCCTGCTGCGCGCGGGCGTCGGCCTGGCCGGCCTGCCCTGGCTGCCGGGTTGCGGCAGCGGCTCGGACGCAAGCTCGGGCGGGGCCGGCGAGCCGCAGGGCTGCGCCGTGCCGACCGCGGCGGCAGCACCGCGCGGCCTGCACGCCAGCTTTACCGGCGATCCGGTCAGCACCCGCACGCTGAGCTGGTTCACCGACGGCCTCGACGATCCTGGCACGTTCGTCGAGTACGGGCCGGTGCCGCCGGACATGAGCGGTCAGCAGATTGCCTGCGAGCCCTTCCCGGCGCGAGCAGGCGGCCAGGCGCAGCAGACGCACGGCGTCGACGCCCTGACCCACGCGGCGACGATGGTCGGCCTGCAACCGGGGCTGCCGGTGCGCTACCGGGTCGGGGCCCCCGGCGCCTGGTCCGACGTGCGCGTACTGCCGGCAGCGCCGCAGGGCGCCTTCCGCTTCTGTCACTTCGGCGATCATGGCCGCAACGAAGCCAGCCTGGCGGTGCTCGATGGCGTGCAGGCCGTGCAGCCGGACTTCTTCATCATCGCGGGCGACCTGTCCTACGCCAACGGCGACCATCCGGCCTGGGACGACTGGTTCAACCGCCTCGATCCCTGTGCCTCGCGCATTCCGATGCTGAGCGCGCCCGGCAACCACGAAGAGGAAGACAATGGCGGTGCAGCCTACAAGAACCGCGTCAGCCAGCCCGGGCTCGGCTATCGCTACAGCTTCGACTACGGCAACGTCCACTTCGTGTTCAGTACCGGCGGCAGCCTGGTCGGCCGCAACATCGCTCAGGATGCGGACCTGATCGCGGAACTCGCCTGGATGGAGCGCACACTGGCGCAGGCCTCCCAGCGGCGCGCCAGCGGCGAGATCGATTTCATCGTGCTGGTCCAGCACTACACGATCTGGACCGACCAGGAAGGTCGCGAACCCGCCAATGCCTCGCTGGTGCTGCTCGAAGAGGGCAAGCTGCTGCGCTACGGGGTGGACCTCGCCCTCGTCGGACACGACCACATCTACCAGCGCTCGGTCCCGATGGGGCGCAACCGCCCACGCGAGGACGGCTACATCCAGGTGGCGGGCGGCGCCGGCGGCTCCAGCCTGCGCGGCTTCGGCTCGATCAGCGAGTGGTCGGCGACCGAGGCCATCCGTTACTGCTTCACCGAGTACCTCGTCGACGGCCCGCGGCTGACCGCCGTCACCTGGGCGGTCGACCGCGAGGACAATAGCCTCGCCGGCGGCGAGCTGACCGAGATCGACCGCTTCGAAATCCAGGCACGCGATTCCACGGCGCGGCGCCTGTTCGCGCTCGAGCCGCAGCCCGACCTCGGCGCGGAGGAAACCGGAAAAGTGCTCGCGCACACGCGCCTGCGCAACGCCCTGCACCACCGCAGCGAACCCCTTTGA
- a CDS encoding alkaline phosphatase D family protein, with protein MSPPIDRRGFIRASTALGAYAALGGLSACGDSADAPADAAPVVDFVPPPDWDYPAAVELLPFGHGVASGDPLADRVILWTRVTVPDARGWAVADPQGLTEIAVDWLVATDPALNDIVSRGTVKTDRGLDWTVKVDVAGLRSATTYYYAFAALGHRSITGRTRTAPAPGDAVAELRIAHAACSSYWSMDFHAYARIAERDDLDLFCHAGDHVYDYPDDKQWYRARKDVFDPEYVDFRDWRNADECGRRYALYYADPDLLEAHQSVAFAVMPDQHDVDEATDPDTGIEFTRAEAARVFWLWTPSRPPLPDGSGEFGPPPSPDTNIAHVAREAAELFHRYLPYGDLADVILIDLRRHGDPAAPSEMGKLLGESQAAWLQRVLLESKEQRGAVQRVIVNQINMAQLLLFTAPLPGLFETLGLNPNGPELYSSGWGEYPAARDELYGFLRDNGIIDNLVMSGDSHGWFADDLVETAGLPAYNPVNGGGTLGVVGVEIVPSAIGRASGVEVVAGALHAAAHGGQPPYADYETYARVYLPLATPIMVLVEDAARLVNPQLRYFNWRTYGYALAHLTAEALVCELWEVPGPQTSPEQTLLRQFVSQVGAPHLETVASPQPTQGSRRAPAPATAHRGA; from the coding sequence ATGAGTCCGCCGATCGATCGCCGCGGGTTCATCCGCGCCAGTACCGCACTCGGCGCCTACGCCGCGCTCGGCGGCCTGAGCGCCTGCGGCGACAGCGCGGACGCGCCGGCCGACGCCGCGCCCGTAGTCGACTTCGTGCCGCCGCCGGACTGGGATTATCCGGCCGCGGTCGAGCTGCTGCCCTTCGGCCACGGTGTCGCTTCCGGCGATCCGCTGGCCGACCGCGTGATCCTGTGGACGCGCGTCACCGTGCCGGACGCGCGCGGCTGGGCCGTTGCCGATCCGCAGGGGCTGACCGAGATTGCGGTCGACTGGCTCGTCGCCACCGATCCCGCGCTCAACGACATCGTCAGCCGCGGCACGGTCAAAACCGACCGCGGCCTCGACTGGACCGTGAAGGTCGATGTCGCCGGGCTGCGCTCGGCGACGACCTACTACTACGCCTTCGCAGCGCTCGGCCACCGCTCGATCACCGGCCGCACGCGTACCGCGCCGGCGCCGGGCGACGCGGTGGCCGAGCTGCGCATCGCGCACGCCGCCTGCTCCTCGTACTGGTCGATGGACTTCCATGCCTACGCGCGCATCGCCGAGCGCGACGACCTCGACCTGTTCTGCCACGCCGGCGACCACGTCTACGACTACCCCGACGACAAGCAGTGGTACCGCGCGCGCAAGGATGTCTTCGACCCGGAATACGTCGACTTCCGCGACTGGCGCAACGCTGACGAGTGCGGCCGCCGCTACGCGCTGTACTACGCCGACCCGGACCTGCTCGAGGCGCACCAGTCGGTCGCCTTCGCCGTCATGCCGGACCAGCACGATGTCGACGAGGCCACCGATCCCGACACCGGCATCGAATTCACCCGTGCCGAGGCGGCTCGGGTGTTCTGGCTGTGGACGCCGTCGCGGCCGCCGCTGCCCGACGGCTCGGGTGAATTCGGCCCGCCACCGTCGCCCGACACCAATATCGCCCACGTGGCGCGCGAAGCCGCAGAGCTGTTCCACCGCTATCTGCCCTACGGCGACCTCGCCGACGTGATCCTGATCGACCTGCGCCGCCACGGCGATCCCGCAGCGCCCAGCGAAATGGGCAAGCTGCTCGGCGAGTCGCAGGCCGCCTGGCTGCAGCGCGTGCTGCTGGAGTCCAAGGAACAGCGCGGCGCGGTGCAGCGCGTGATCGTCAACCAGATCAACATGGCGCAGCTGCTGCTGTTCACCGCGCCGCTGCCGGGCCTGTTCGAGACGCTGGGCCTGAACCCCAACGGCCCCGAGCTGTACAGCAGCGGCTGGGGCGAATATCCGGCGGCACGCGACGAGCTCTACGGCTTCCTGCGCGACAACGGCATCATCGACAATCTGGTCATGTCCGGCGACAGCCACGGCTGGTTCGCCGACGACCTGGTCGAGACCGCCGGCCTGCCGGCGTACAACCCGGTCAACGGCGGCGGCACGCTGGGCGTGGTCGGCGTCGAGATCGTGCCCTCGGCGATCGGCCGCGCCAGCGGCGTCGAGGTCGTGGCTGGCGCGCTCCACGCGGCGGCCCACGGCGGGCAGCCGCCGTACGCGGACTACGAGACCTACGCCCGCGTGTACCTGCCACTGGCGACGCCGATCATGGTGCTGGTCGAGGACGCCGCGCGCCTGGTCAATCCGCAGCTGCGCTACTTCAACTGGCGCACCTACGGCTACGCGCTCGCGCACCTGACCGCGGAGGCGCTGGTCTGCGAGCTGTGGGAGGTTCCGGGCCCGCAGACGTCGCCGGAGCAGACGCTGCTGCGGCAGTTCGTCTCCCAGGTCGGAGCGCCGCATCTGGAAACAGTGGCCAGCCCGCAGCCGACGCAGGGCAGCCGACGCGCGCCGGCGCCGGCCACCGCGCATCGGGGGGCTTGA
- a CDS encoding alkaline phosphatase PhoX gives MFRPLPHRFSRPSPHGLSRRDFLCRSLATSGIVATGPLLWSCSDSGSGPGGTVLAPSLTKLGALREPDANGIRLPEGFTSRVIAESGLPVVSDLLGNLLAPLLGYNWHTFPDGGATFPADDGGWVYVSNSESVPGGVGAIRFDAQGNRVDAYRILAGTILNCAGGPTPWGSWLSCEEIATGRVHECDPFGSIRDARALPALGTFDHEAVAVDPVRRQLFLTEDSGDATFYRFVPSAADWPADAARPALQDGVLQVMVVPGIADSRDIPLDSPPLAVQWIDARNPDRPQNNNRIAEATVFAGSEGIWYVDDLVYFTCKSGNRVWAYDAAAQTIELIYAAELYGGDEAPLRGVDNCVVYGPTRDLVVAEDGGDMRISAIAPDGTVVPILQVTGQDSSEITGPAFSPDGTRLYFSSQRGGHLSGGITYEVSGPFTAA, from the coding sequence ATGTTTCGCCCCCTGCCGCACCGCTTTTCGCGTCCCAGCCCGCACGGCCTCAGCCGCCGCGACTTCCTGTGCCGCAGCCTCGCCACGTCCGGCATCGTCGCCACCGGGCCGCTGCTGTGGAGTTGCAGTGACTCTGGCTCCGGTCCGGGAGGCACTGTACTGGCGCCGTCGCTGACGAAGCTCGGTGCGCTGCGCGAGCCCGATGCGAACGGCATCCGGCTGCCGGAGGGCTTCACCTCGCGGGTCATCGCCGAGTCGGGGCTGCCGGTGGTGTCCGATCTGCTCGGCAACCTGCTCGCCCCGCTGCTCGGCTACAACTGGCACACCTTTCCCGATGGCGGCGCGACCTTTCCGGCCGACGACGGCGGCTGGGTCTACGTGTCGAACAGCGAGTCCGTGCCCGGCGGCGTCGGCGCGATCCGCTTCGATGCCCAGGGCAACCGTGTCGATGCCTACCGCATCCTCGCCGGCACGATCCTCAACTGCGCCGGCGGCCCGACGCCCTGGGGCAGCTGGCTGTCCTGCGAGGAGATCGCGACCGGGCGCGTGCACGAATGCGATCCGTTCGGCAGCATCCGGGATGCACGCGCGCTGCCGGCGCTGGGCACCTTCGATCACGAAGCGGTCGCGGTCGATCCGGTGCGCCGCCAGCTGTTCCTGACCGAGGACTCCGGCGACGCGACGTTCTACCGCTTCGTGCCGAGCGCCGCCGACTGGCCGGCGGACGCCGCGCGCCCCGCGCTGCAGGACGGCGTGCTACAGGTCATGGTCGTGCCCGGCATCGCGGATTCGCGCGACATCCCGCTCGATTCCCCGCCGCTGGCCGTGCAGTGGATCGACGCGCGCAATCCCGACCGCCCCCAGAACAACAACCGCATCGCCGAGGCAACCGTGTTCGCCGGCTCCGAAGGCATCTGGTACGTCGACGACCTGGTCTACTTCACCTGCAAGTCCGGCAACCGCGTCTGGGCCTATGACGCGGCGGCACAGACCATCGAGCTGATCTACGCGGCCGAGTTGTACGGCGGGGACGAAGCGCCGCTGCGTGGCGTCGACAACTGCGTGGTCTATGGCCCGACACGCGATCTGGTGGTCGCCGAGGACGGCGGCGACATGCGCATCTCGGCGATCGCGCCGGACGGCACGGTCGTGCCGATCCTGCAGGTCACCGGCCAGGACAGCTCGGAAATCACCGGCCCGGCGTTCTCGCCGGACGGCACGCGCCTGTACTTCAGCTCCCAGCGTGGTGGGCACCTTTCCGGCGGCATCACCTACGAAGTCAGCGGACCGTTCACGGCAGCGTGA
- a CDS encoding alkaline phosphatase D family protein — protein MEQSEGAVGIAVHADLALDVMHAVLIEGDLRGLIGWRARRAGSDADRRRLPGAPRRRDTTPASPSCRCRASSRLTCRTVSPSSFTLIVNIPSSITNPSKTRTGHSYLARTGHYDLGLSHPCHGAEIYIAFRLSSFVGWGLAGFMDRRTFLRGLSLVSGSSLLPLLTHCAESDAPDDAGGAVAFRHGVASGDPLADRVILWTRVTPEVEGPVRVRYRVAADPEMTQALIDERVVTDGGRDYTVKVDPVGLSPGTTYYYQFESGGARSPVGRTRTLPVGAVDRLRLAAVSCSKYSNGYFNVYRAVSARADLDAVLHLGDYIYESGSDGELGRAHEPAHEIVTLADYRTRYAQYRGDPDLQECHRQHPFICAWDDHETANDSWSGGAENHQPDSEGDWLLRVAAATQAYHEWLPIRTPDPSLLTRIYRRFDFGDLAELVMLETRLFGRSEPAPSLLNVGIVEDPARTMLGLEQEAWLAAGLAKSRATWRVYGNQTMFAQLHLLNTLGLVSGGIPGNPDQWDGYAANRNRIFDQWAQAGQRNHIVLSGDIHTSWASELTKYPGNPLSYTPRTGVGSVGAEFVCPSVTSGNSAQLDPIADVVRLLNTHIKYVELASHGYVLLDLTSSRAQGEFWFVDTIDTPEFGERFAAGYATPDAGDEGGGHNPLTAVDAPSAPRPDAPPLAP, from the coding sequence ATGGAGCAGAGCGAGGGCGCCGTCGGGATAGCGGTGCACGCGGACCTTGCCCTTGACGTAATGCATGCGGTGCTGATCGAGGGGGATCTGCGAGGTCTTATTGGTTGGCGCGCTCGACGCGCCGGCAGCGACGCCGACAGGCGCCGGTTGCCGGGCGCACCCCGCCGCCGCGACACCACGCCCGCATCGCCGTCCTGCCGATGCCGCGCCAGCAGCCGCTTGACCTGCCGCACCGTCAGCCCCAGCTCCTTCACCCTCATCGTCAATATCCCTTCGTCCATCACCAACCCCTCGAAAACCAGAACGGGACATTCGTACTTGGCACGAACGGGACATTACGACTTGGGGCTTTCACATCCCTGTCACGGCGCCGAGATATATATCGCCTTTCGTCTGTCGTCTTTCGTCGGGTGGGGGCTTGCTGGATTCATGGACCGTCGCACGTTCCTGCGGGGCTTGAGCCTCGTTTCGGGCAGCAGCCTGCTGCCGCTGTTGACCCACTGCGCGGAGTCGGACGCACCGGACGACGCCGGCGGCGCCGTTGCCTTCCGCCACGGCGTCGCCAGCGGCGATCCGCTGGCCGACCGCGTGATCCTGTGGACGCGCGTGACGCCCGAGGTCGAAGGCCCGGTGCGCGTGCGCTACCGCGTCGCCGCCGATCCGGAGATGACGCAGGCGCTGATCGACGAGCGCGTCGTCACCGACGGCGGCCGCGACTACACAGTCAAGGTCGATCCGGTCGGCCTGTCGCCGGGCACGACCTACTACTACCAGTTCGAGTCCGGCGGCGCGCGCTCGCCGGTCGGCCGCACCCGCACCCTGCCGGTGGGCGCGGTCGACCGCCTGCGGCTGGCGGCCGTGTCCTGCTCCAAATACTCCAACGGCTACTTCAACGTCTACCGCGCCGTCTCCGCACGCGCCGATCTCGACGCGGTGCTGCACCTGGGCGACTACATCTACGAAAGTGGCAGCGACGGCGAACTCGGGCGCGCGCACGAGCCGGCGCACGAGATCGTCACGCTCGCCGACTACCGCACGCGCTACGCGCAGTACCGCGGCGACCCGGACCTGCAGGAGTGCCACCGCCAGCATCCCTTCATCTGCGCCTGGGACGATCACGAGACGGCCAACGACAGCTGGTCCGGCGGCGCGGAGAACCACCAGCCGGACAGCGAGGGCGACTGGTTGCTGCGTGTCGCGGCGGCGACGCAGGCCTACCACGAGTGGCTGCCGATCCGCACGCCGGATCCGTCGCTGTTGACCCGCATCTACCGCCGCTTCGACTTCGGCGATCTGGCCGAGCTCGTCATGCTGGAGACGCGGCTGTTCGGCCGCAGCGAGCCGGCGCCGAGCCTGCTCAACGTCGGCATCGTCGAGGACCCGGCGCGGACCATGCTGGGCCTTGAGCAGGAGGCTTGGCTCGCCGCCGGGCTCGCGAAAAGCCGCGCCACCTGGCGCGTCTATGGCAACCAGACGATGTTCGCCCAGCTTCACCTGCTCAACACGCTGGGCCTGGTCTCCGGCGGCATTCCCGGCAACCCGGACCAGTGGGATGGCTATGCGGCCAACCGCAACCGCATCTTCGACCAGTGGGCGCAGGCCGGCCAGCGCAACCACATCGTGCTCTCCGGTGACATCCACACGTCCTGGGCCAGCGAGCTGACGAAATATCCGGGGAACCCGCTGAGCTACACGCCGCGCACCGGCGTCGGCTCGGTCGGGGCGGAGTTCGTCTGCCCTTCGGTGACCAGCGGCAACTCGGCGCAACTGGACCCGATCGCCGACGTCGTGCGCCTGCTCAACACGCACATCAAGTACGTCGAGCTGGCCAGCCACGGCTACGTGCTGCTCGATCTCACGTCGTCGCGGGCGCAGGGCGAGTTCTGGTTCGTCGACACGATCGATACGCCGGAATTCGGCGAGCGCTTCGCCGCCGGCTACGCGACGCCGGACGCCGGCGACGAGGGCGGCGGCCACAACCCGCTGACTGCGGTCGACGCGCCCAGCGCGCCCCGGCCGGACGCGCCGCCGCTCGCACCCTGA
- a CDS encoding D-arabinono-1,4-lactone oxidase: MDSKDSAALISESRARWRNWSGRVRFTPKRQARPQSLEQLQSVVRQTAEAGRRLRVCGSGHSFVPLVETSDTLLDLSGLSGVEAVDGTRATVWAGTSLKPLGGLLRAQGLGMQNLGDINRQALAGAVSTGTHGTGLGLGSISTQVVGMTLVLADGSSLHCSATENPEVFAAARVSLGALGVIAKLQLQLQPAYRLRLQKLAMDLDECLDQAPTLARDHRHFEFYWFPHTRKTGVKLMQLSEEPKSRTALTTASEIVIENGALGLISKLARANPDWCAPLSRLMAWSMKGDAGSMVADAHRAFSTVRWVRFNEMEYELPAENGACALRELAEFVERRSIRVHFPVEYRYVRGDDIWLSPFHGRDSVAISVHQYQGMDYGAYFDGAEAIFRNHGGRPHWGKMHALRAPQLAALYPRWDDFHALRRRLDPAGVFMNPYLQSLFEDA, from the coding sequence ATGGACAGCAAGGACTCTGCCGCCCTGATATCCGAAAGCCGCGCGCGCTGGCGCAACTGGTCGGGCCGGGTGCGCTTCACGCCCAAACGACAGGCGCGGCCGCAAAGCCTGGAACAGTTGCAGTCGGTGGTGCGGCAGACCGCCGAGGCCGGCCGCAGGCTGCGCGTCTGCGGCAGCGGGCATTCGTTCGTGCCACTGGTCGAAACCTCGGACACTCTGCTCGACCTGTCCGGCCTCAGCGGCGTGGAAGCGGTCGACGGCACGCGAGCGACGGTCTGGGCCGGGACTTCGCTCAAACCGCTGGGCGGCCTGCTGCGGGCGCAGGGCCTGGGCATGCAGAATCTCGGCGACATCAACCGCCAGGCGCTGGCCGGCGCAGTATCGACCGGCACCCACGGCACCGGCCTGGGGCTCGGCTCGATTTCCACGCAGGTGGTCGGCATGACGCTGGTGCTCGCCGACGGCAGCAGCCTGCACTGCTCGGCCACCGAGAATCCGGAGGTGTTCGCCGCCGCCCGCGTGTCCCTGGGTGCGCTGGGCGTGATCGCCAAACTGCAGCTGCAGTTGCAGCCAGCCTATCGCCTGCGTCTGCAGAAACTGGCGATGGATCTGGACGAATGCCTGGATCAGGCGCCCACGCTGGCACGGGATCACCGTCACTTCGAGTTCTACTGGTTTCCACACACCCGCAAGACCGGCGTCAAGCTGATGCAGCTCAGCGAGGAACCGAAATCGCGCACTGCGCTGACCACTGCCAGCGAAATCGTGATCGAGAACGGTGCCCTGGGATTGATCTCCAAGCTGGCGCGCGCCAATCCGGACTGGTGCGCGCCGCTGTCACGACTGATGGCCTGGTCGATGAAGGGCGATGCCGGCAGCATGGTCGCAGATGCACATCGCGCGTTCTCGACGGTGCGCTGGGTTCGCTTCAACGAAATGGAATACGAACTGCCGGCCGAAAACGGCGCCTGCGCCCTGCGCGAGCTGGCGGAATTCGTGGAACGGCGGTCGATTCGCGTGCACTTCCCGGTGGAATACCGCTATGTGCGCGGCGACGACATCTGGCTGAGCCCCTTTCACGGCCGCGATTCTGTCGCGATTTCCGTCCACCAGTACCAGGGCATGGACTACGGCGCCTATTTCGACGGCGCCGAGGCAATCTTCCGCAATCATGGCGGCCGCCCGCACTGGGGCAAGATGCACGCGCTGCGAGCCCCGCAGCTGGCCGCCCTGTATCCGCGATGGGACGACTTTCATGCCTTGCGCCGCCGACTCGACCCCGCCGGCGTATTCATGAACCCCTATCTGCAATCGCTGTTCGAAGACGCCTGA